A single region of the Bacillales bacterium genome encodes:
- a CDS encoding Cof-type HAD-IIB family hydrolase, whose translation MDQPYLFAVDLDGTLLTGEKTISTKTKNALLTAKKAGHKVVIATGRPFRASEAYYQMLDLDTPIVNFNGAFVHHPLDRDWGVIHQPIPLDIAKTVIETCEAFRVKNIIVEVIDDVYLKTHDAFFIEAFGEGDPTFHTGNLGTLVKDDPTSIVVYPEEKSATDLRELLSEAHAEVIEQRSWGAPYHLVEIVRGGVNKAVGLQRVAAALGIPRERVVAFGDEDNDMEMIAWAGRGVAMENAIEPLKAAADYVTGSNEEDGIAHYINRFL comes from the coding sequence ATGGACCAGCCGTATTTGTTTGCCGTCGATTTGGACGGGACTTTGCTCACCGGGGAAAAAACCATTTCAACGAAAACGAAAAACGCATTGCTTACTGCAAAAAAAGCGGGGCATAAAGTCGTGATTGCGACTGGACGGCCATTCCGTGCGAGCGAAGCGTATTATCAAATGCTCGACCTCGATACGCCGATCGTTAATTTCAACGGAGCGTTCGTCCATCACCCGCTCGACCGCGACTGGGGAGTCATCCACCAACCGATTCCGTTGGACATCGCCAAAACAGTCATCGAAACATGCGAAGCGTTCCGTGTAAAAAATATTATCGTCGAGGTAATCGACGATGTTTACTTAAAAACGCATGACGCCTTTTTCATTGAAGCGTTTGGGGAGGGAGATCCGACGTTTCACACCGGAAATCTCGGAACGTTAGTGAAGGACGACCCGACGTCGATCGTCGTCTACCCCGAAGAAAAAAGTGCAACCGACCTTCGCGAGCTGTTGAGCGAAGCGCATGCAGAAGTGATTGAGCAGCGCTCATGGGGCGCGCCCTACCATCTTGTCGAGATCGTGCGCGGGGGCGTGAACAAGGCCGTCGGCTTGCAACGAGTCGCCGCCGCTCTCGGCATTCCGCGAGAGCGGGTCGTGGCATTCGGCGACGAGGACAACGACATGGAGATGATCGCGTGGGCCGGCCGCGGCGTCGCGATGGAAAACGCGATTGAACCGTTGAAAGCCGCCGCTGATTACGTGACGGGATCAAACGAAGAGGATGGCATTGCTCATTATATCAACCGGTTTCTTTAA
- the argJ gene encoding bifunctional glutamate N-acetyltransferase/amino-acid acetyltransferase ArgJ: MTIVTGTETTIVKKADGSIASPQGFSARGIHTGMKKRRNDLGVILCDVAAESAGVYTLSKLQAPPLKVTKQTLAKDGLLRAVVINSGVANACTGERGYEDAYTMQQTTARCFGVPESQVAVNSTGVIGEYLPIDTIVEGIEELAQVEAADGADAFCEAILTTDTVTKQTCHEAVIDGKKVTMGGAAKGSGMIHPNMATMLAFVTTDAKVERGALQTALKEVTDLTFNRITVDGDTSTNDMVLAMASGLAGNEALSPEHPEWDVFVEMLRQTCEALAKMIARDGEGATKLIEVAVSGAKNDVEAGKVAKQIVGSDLVKTAMFGRDANWGRIIGAIGQSDAEIDPDHIDISLGDIQVLSDSRTTAFSEADAAAYLGEETIHVFVDLHVGDGFAKAWGCDLTYEYVRINASYRT, encoded by the coding sequence ATGACAATCGTAACAGGAACGGAGACAACGATTGTAAAAAAAGCAGATGGGAGCATAGCATCGCCGCAAGGGTTTTCAGCGAGAGGCATTCATACCGGGATGAAGAAAAGAAGAAACGATCTCGGTGTCATTCTTTGCGATGTCGCGGCGGAAAGCGCCGGCGTGTATACGTTAAGCAAGCTTCAAGCGCCGCCGTTGAAAGTGACGAAGCAGACGTTGGCGAAGGACGGTTTGTTGCGTGCCGTCGTTATTAACAGCGGCGTGGCGAATGCGTGCACGGGCGAGCGCGGCTACGAAGATGCGTATACGATGCAACAGACGACAGCGCGTTGTTTCGGCGTTCCAGAAAGCCAAGTGGCCGTCAATTCGACGGGAGTGATCGGCGAGTATTTGCCGATTGACACGATTGTCGAAGGCATCGAAGAGCTCGCTCAAGTGGAAGCAGCAGACGGTGCGGACGCGTTTTGCGAAGCGATTTTGACGACGGATACGGTGACGAAGCAGACGTGTCATGAAGCGGTGATCGACGGGAAGAAAGTGACGATGGGCGGCGCGGCGAAAGGTTCGGGGATGATTCACCCGAACATGGCGACGATGCTGGCATTCGTGACGACCGATGCAAAGGTGGAGCGCGGCGCGTTGCAAACGGCGTTAAAGGAAGTGACGGATTTGACGTTCAACCGGATTACGGTGGACGGGGATACGTCGACGAACGACATGGTGCTGGCGATGGCAAGCGGTTTGGCCGGAAACGAGGCGTTATCGCCGGAGCACCCGGAATGGGACGTGTTCGTGGAGATGCTTCGGCAGACGTGCGAGGCGTTGGCGAAAATGATTGCCCGCGACGGTGAAGGAGCGACTAAGTTGATTGAAGTGGCCGTGAGCGGAGCGAAGAACGATGTGGAGGCAGGCAAAGTAGCGAAGCAAATTGTCGGGTCGGACCTCGTCAAGACGGCGATGTTCGGGAGGGACGCCAACTGGGGGCGAATCATCGGTGCCATTGGGCAAAGCGATGCCGAAATTGATCCGGATCACATTGATATTTCGCTTGGGGACATTCAAGTATTGAGTGACAGCCGGACGACAGCATTTTCCGAAGCTGACGCTGCCGCTTATTTAGGTGAAGAAACGATTCACGTATTCGTTGATTTGCATGTCGGAGACGGATTCGCAAAAGCATGGGGATGTGACTTGACGTATGAATACGTACGAATCAACGCCAGTTATCGCACGTGA
- a CDS encoding DinB family protein, which produces MNDLTQAAAELLKETFQGATEQGSWYVTTEKNAGIFGTLEQLSAEQASISHGGATIAAHADHIRYYLEVARTYIRGKEHERDWGKSWKIDHVDESEWSKIQQALREEYEAMQADLQAGFWQDEYKTNVLAALAHSAYHLGALRQMIKPVS; this is translated from the coding sequence ATGAACGATTTGACACAAGCGGCGGCGGAATTGCTGAAGGAAACGTTTCAAGGGGCGACAGAACAAGGAAGCTGGTACGTCACGACGGAGAAGAATGCCGGAATATTTGGCACGCTGGAACAGTTGTCAGCCGAACAAGCATCGATTTCACACGGCGGAGCTACGATTGCCGCGCACGCCGATCACATTCGTTATTATTTAGAGGTCGCGCGGACGTATATTCGCGGCAAGGAACATGAAAGAGACTGGGGAAAGAGTTGGAAAATCGATCACGTCGACGAATCCGAATGGTCAAAAATTCAACAGGCGTTGCGCGAGGAATATGAGGCGATGCAAGCGGATTTGCAAGCAGGATTTTGGCAAGACGAATACAAGACGAACGTGCTCGCCGCTCTCGCCCATTCTGCCTACCACCTCGGCGCGCTGCGGCAAATGATAAAACCGGTTTCTTAA
- a CDS encoding MoaD/ThiS family protein — protein sequence MVQLLLFAGLREKAGTGTIPWNEVPISVGELKQRLREHYFDGSSIDGIMIAVNEQYAHDETEIRDGDTVALIPPVSGG from the coding sequence ATGGTACAGCTTTTGTTGTTTGCCGGATTGCGGGAAAAAGCAGGCACCGGGACCATCCCGTGGAATGAAGTTCCAATTAGTGTCGGTGAATTAAAACAAAGATTGCGCGAGCACTATTTCGACGGGTCGTCGATTGACGGCATCATGATCGCCGTCAATGAGCAGTACGCGCATGATGAAACGGAGATTCGCGATGGGGATACGGTGGCACTCATTCCGCCAGTTAGCGGGGGATGA
- a CDS encoding histidine kinase N-terminal domain-containing protein, with product MKPEELDRFIAYLETHFEEIIQQWLSEIEMNEEDPFFLQVVGSGKKTMRMIVAYLRRPNHQYFERVTRKIVRERIEANSDLHEIVSSINFGRKIVSERICEAPLPDKAKTEVLLDISCFFDIFLYHSVIAFKEQKEKIIHEKNRFIQQMHADRLTILGQIAASFAHEFRNPLTAIKGFMTLLKKRHQEDEKSMRFLKVMEREMECLQDKVTGFLYLSKREGLDDRKESVDLKQLLDDALELLSPRLLDAGISVERAMPEEEVSIQGTAEQIKQVFLNILNNAVEELCETEGRKQIEINLFANDLRATVCFANNGNKIEPHLLDDIFEPFISTKELGTGLGLAVCKQIIEKHGGRIFVQSNADRTSFCVQFPRR from the coding sequence ATGAAGCCGGAAGAACTTGACCGATTCATTGCTTATTTGGAGACACATTTCGAGGAAATTATTCAACAATGGTTATCTGAAATCGAGATGAACGAGGAAGATCCTTTTTTTCTTCAAGTGGTCGGCAGCGGGAAGAAAACGATGCGCATGATCGTTGCCTATTTGCGCCGTCCGAATCATCAATATTTTGAACGCGTGACACGGAAAATCGTCCGGGAACGGATCGAAGCGAACAGCGATCTGCACGAAATCGTCAGCTCGATCAATTTCGGTCGGAAAATCGTATCTGAACGTATTTGCGAGGCGCCTTTACCGGATAAGGCAAAGACGGAAGTGCTGCTTGATATTTCGTGTTTCTTCGATATTTTTTTATACCATTCCGTAATCGCTTTCAAAGAACAGAAAGAGAAAATCATTCATGAAAAAAACCGATTCATTCAGCAAATGCACGCCGACCGGTTGACGATTCTCGGACAAATCGCCGCCAGCTTCGCGCACGAGTTCAGGAATCCGCTCACGGCGATCAAAGGGTTCATGACCTTATTGAAGAAACGGCATCAGGAAGACGAGAAATCGATGCGGTTTTTGAAAGTGATGGAAAGAGAAATGGAATGTTTGCAGGACAAGGTTACGGGGTTCCTTTATTTGTCGAAACGGGAAGGGTTGGACGACCGTAAAGAATCGGTCGATTTGAAACAATTGCTCGACGACGCTCTCGAGCTGTTGTCTCCGCGATTATTGGATGCGGGAATCTCAGTGGAAAGAGCGATGCCCGAAGAGGAAGTTTCGATTCAAGGGACGGCTGAACAAATTAAGCAAGTGTTTTTGAACATCTTGAACAACGCAGTCGAGGAATTGTGCGAAACCGAGGGGCGGAAACAGATAGAAATTAATTTGTTTGCCAACGATCTGAGGGCAACGGTTTGTTTCGCGAACAACGGAAATAAAATCGAGCCGCATTTGCTTGACGATATATTCGAGCCTTTCATCAGCACGAAAGAACTCGGAACCGGGCTCGGTTTAGCTGTATGCAAGCAAATTATCGAAAAACACGGAGGGAGAATTTTCGTTCAATCCAACGCCGACCGCACGAGCTTTTGCGTCCAGTTTCCAAGGCGGTAA
- a CDS encoding molybdenum cofactor biosynthesis protein MoaE — MGDDRFRITKTTISMEAVVDQVVHRNAGAVSTFIGTVREMTGEKRTLSLQYEAYVPMAEKQLALIGDEIERRWAGTKAAIVHRIGKLAVSDVAVVIAVSAPHRNEAFEASRYAIERIKEIVPIWKKEQWDDGTSWVGNQKETVAYTDAEEGEG, encoded by the coding sequence ATGGGCGATGATCGGTTTCGGATCACGAAAACGACTATTTCAATGGAAGCCGTCGTCGATCAAGTCGTTCACCGGAACGCGGGAGCTGTTTCAACGTTTATCGGCACTGTACGGGAAATGACAGGCGAGAAGCGGACACTGTCTTTGCAATATGAGGCGTACGTGCCGATGGCGGAGAAACAGTTGGCGCTGATTGGAGATGAAATCGAACGCCGATGGGCGGGTACGAAAGCAGCGATCGTTCATCGGATCGGAAAGCTTGCCGTTTCCGATGTCGCCGTCGTCATCGCCGTTTCTGCGCCGCACCGGAACGAAGCTTTTGAGGCGAGTCGTTATGCGATTGAACGAATTAAAGAAATTGTTCCGATTTGGAAGAAAGAACAGTGGGACGACGGAACGAGCTGGGTCGGCAACCAAAAGGAAACGGTCGCTTATACGGACGCAGAAGAAGGAGAAGGATAA
- a CDS encoding YitT family protein, with product MYGVYNESKITAIVILGSIFNAASLNIFLIPAHVYASGFTGAAQLLSTLLENTPVPLSTGLLLLLLNLPVTYLGWKRVGKRFTFYSFFSVVMTTICLTIIPVNPLSDNILLNAVFGGVIGAIGVGLTLKWGASTGGMDIIALVLSRMKDRPVGLYFFALNGLITLSAGLLFGGEEALFTLVSLYASSRVIDAIHTRHQKLTAMIITGKGEEIQKAIHDKMVRGITRVPAKGAFHGEDKEILIIVITRYELFQLEQTIKAVDPTAFTNIVQTAGIFGFFRTDTV from the coding sequence ATGTACGGTGTCTACAATGAATCAAAAATTACGGCGATCGTCATCCTCGGCTCAATTTTTAACGCGGCTTCATTAAATATATTTTTAATTCCGGCGCATGTGTACGCCAGCGGGTTCACGGGGGCGGCACAGCTTTTATCGACTTTGTTAGAAAACACTCCTGTTCCGCTTTCGACCGGTCTGCTTTTATTGCTGCTCAACCTCCCTGTGACTTATTTAGGGTGGAAACGCGTCGGCAAACGTTTTACGTTCTACAGTTTTTTCAGCGTCGTGATGACGACGATTTGTCTCACGATCATCCCGGTGAACCCTTTATCGGACAATATTTTGCTGAATGCCGTTTTCGGAGGGGTCATTGGAGCTATCGGCGTCGGTCTCACGTTAAAATGGGGTGCATCCACTGGGGGCATGGATATCATCGCGCTTGTTCTCTCCCGGATGAAGGACCGCCCTGTCGGCTTGTATTTCTTTGCCTTGAACGGCTTGATCACGTTGTCTGCCGGCTTGTTATTCGGCGGGGAAGAGGCTTTGTTCACGCTTGTCAGCTTATATGCGTCGTCCCGTGTTATCGATGCGATCCATACCCGTCATCAAAAGTTAACCGCGATGATCATTACCGGCAAAGGCGAGGAGATTCAAAAGGCGATTCATGACAAGATGGTGCGCGGAATTACGCGGGTGCCGGCGAAAGGCGCCTTTCACGGTGAAGATAAAGAGATCTTGATTATTGTGATCACTCGATACGAATTGTTTCAACTCGAGCAAACGATCAAAGCCGTGGATCCGACCGCCTTTACGAACATTGTCCAAACGGCAGGCATATTCGGGTTTTTCCGTACTGACACGGTATAA
- a CDS encoding DegV family protein produces the protein MSLRIVTDSASDLPASLAEKHEIEVIPFVVIVDGQEYYDRETLKAEQLYKMMQDGKLPKTAQVPYDRLKTVFEKYAKQNDSVLYIGFSSALSGTFQTAVAVKNELTEEFPDFDMEAIDSKGASAGQALMAIEAAEMAKLGKAKQEILDRIAFRIAHTAYLFTVDDLVYLQRGGRIGKAAAFFGGLLHIKPLIGLEDGKLVPKEKIRGSKKIYRRMVDLLKEQGAEGDTIAICHAENPEAASTLKKQIEEETGASRVMEFPIGAVLGSHTGPGAFAVIFLADEQ, from the coding sequence ATGAGTTTGCGCATTGTGACCGACAGCGCATCGGACCTTCCGGCTTCATTGGCGGAAAAACATGAAATCGAAGTGATCCCGTTTGTGGTGATCGTCGACGGCCAAGAATATTACGATAGAGAAACGTTGAAGGCGGAACAATTGTACAAAATGATGCAGGACGGCAAATTGCCGAAGACGGCGCAAGTTCCTTACGATCGTTTGAAAACGGTATTTGAAAAGTATGCGAAACAAAACGATTCCGTGCTGTACATCGGCTTTTCTTCGGCATTGTCTGGTACGTTCCAAACAGCGGTTGCCGTAAAAAATGAACTGACCGAGGAATTTCCGGATTTCGACATGGAAGCGATCGACTCGAAAGGAGCGTCGGCAGGGCAAGCGTTAATGGCCATCGAAGCGGCGGAAATGGCCAAGCTAGGGAAAGCAAAGCAGGAAATCCTTGATCGCATCGCTTTTCGCATTGCCCATACTGCCTATTTGTTCACGGTTGATGATCTTGTTTACTTGCAACGCGGAGGCAGAATCGGGAAAGCGGCGGCGTTTTTCGGCGGACTGCTGCACATTAAGCCGCTCATCGGTCTCGAAGACGGAAAGCTCGTGCCGAAGGAAAAAATTCGCGGCAGCAAAAAAATCTACCGCAGGATGGTCGACCTGCTGAAAGAACAAGGCGCGGAAGGGGACACGATCGCCATCTGTCATGCGGAAAACCCGGAGGCGGCATCGACGCTGAAGAAACAAATCGAAGAAGAAACAGGAGCTTCCCGGGTGATGGAATTTCCGATCGGCGCTGTTCTCGGTTCCCATACGGGGCCGGGAGCGTTCGCGGTTATATTTCTCGCCGACGAACAGTAA
- a CDS encoding NifU N-terminal domain-containing protein, with protein MNMKAEPTPNPNAMKFTALDGPLFEGRVMAKKGDDPDHELLKQLLAIEGVDNLFGFQDFLTVNKTMDADWNALMPKIEEAFASYIKG; from the coding sequence ATGAACATGAAAGCAGAACCGACCCCCAACCCGAATGCGATGAAATTTACGGCTCTCGACGGCCCCCTGTTCGAGGGGCGGGTCATGGCCAAAAAAGGCGACGACCCCGATCATGAATTGTTGAAACAGTTGCTTGCAATCGAAGGTGTCGACAATTTGTTCGGATTCCAAGACTTTTTAACGGTGAACAAAACGATGGATGCGGACTGGAACGCTTTGATGCCGAAGATCGAAGAAGCGTTTGCATCATATATAAAAGGATAA
- the argC gene encoding N-acetyl-gamma-glutamyl-phosphate reductase: protein MQIGIVGATGYGGAELLRVLHRHPETEMLHLYSSSQAGEDVRVVFPHLGRLGKVELEPIEPVVMAGKLDVVFIAAPPGVSAELTPLLVEKGLRVIDLSGDFRLRDPHIYETWYGRKTAAKKWLDHAVYGLTEWNKPSIAEAACVANPGCFPTASLLGLLPLVKRRYVNPESIIIDAKTGVSGAGRGLSSAVHFSETNENLSIYKVNSHKHTPEIEQVLHDHNDDVAAVTFSPHLVPMTRGILATIYGTVSPGVTPEALREAFLESYTSCTFVTIREQDRFPSTKEVYGSNQCDIGLAFDERTKRVTVVSAIDNLMKGAAGQAVQNMNVMFGFDESAGLEALPVFP from the coding sequence ATGCAGATTGGAATTGTTGGGGCTACAGGATATGGAGGGGCCGAATTACTGCGGGTTTTGCATCGACACCCGGAAACAGAGATGCTTCATCTCTATTCATCGTCGCAAGCAGGCGAGGATGTTCGTGTCGTTTTTCCTCATCTCGGGAGGCTCGGGAAAGTAGAGCTTGAACCGATTGAGCCGGTGGTGATGGCCGGGAAGCTGGATGTCGTATTCATCGCAGCGCCGCCGGGTGTTTCCGCCGAGTTAACCCCTTTGCTCGTGGAGAAAGGCTTGCGGGTGATTGATTTGTCAGGGGATTTTCGCCTTCGCGATCCGCACATTTATGAAACATGGTACGGCCGGAAAACGGCTGCAAAGAAATGGCTGGATCATGCGGTATACGGATTGACGGAATGGAACAAGCCATCGATCGCCGAGGCGGCATGCGTGGCTAATCCTGGATGTTTTCCAACCGCTTCGCTTCTCGGATTGCTTCCGCTCGTAAAGCGGCGATACGTGAATCCGGAATCGATTATCATCGATGCGAAGACCGGCGTTTCCGGGGCAGGAAGGGGATTGTCCTCGGCCGTTCACTTTAGTGAAACGAACGAAAATTTATCGATTTACAAAGTCAACAGCCATAAACATACGCCGGAAATTGAACAAGTGCTGCACGACCATAACGACGACGTCGCTGCCGTCACGTTCAGTCCTCATCTTGTTCCGATGACACGGGGGATTTTGGCGACGATTTACGGTACCGTTTCGCCGGGCGTGACGCCGGAGGCGCTGAGGGAAGCTTTCCTTGAAAGTTACACCTCTTGTACGTTCGTTACGATCCGGGAGCAGGACCGGTTCCCGTCAACGAAAGAAGTGTATGGATCGAACCAATGTGACATTGGGTTGGCGTTTGACGAGCGAACGAAACGCGTTACGGTCGTTTCGGCGATCGACAATTTAATGAAAGGAGCCGCAGGGCAAGCCGTCCAGAACATGAATGTGATGTTTGGTTTCGATGAGTCCGCGGGGCTGGAAGCGTTGCCGGTATTTCCATAG
- the argB gene encoding acetylglutamate kinase codes for MNTYESTPVIAREETVPETRERIVIKCGGSIVGRLTDDFYKSIREMQLAGYAPVIVHGGGPDIDVMLQRLQVPSEFVNGLRKTDARVMDVVEMTLSGIVNKKLVRKLNECGIQAVGLSGCDGRLLEAEPIDEERLGFVGKVAKVNEPLLRALLDQEIVPVLAPIGFHPSGERYNINADTAAAGVAAAIGAEKLAFVTDVPGILKGSKCLASATEREIADMIDDGTITGGMIPKVQAALDCLKQRVREVMIVSGETKVIQRGKIVGTAIYIEELEGRR; via the coding sequence ATGAATACGTACGAATCAACGCCAGTTATCGCACGTGAAGAGACGGTGCCTGAAACGCGGGAAAGGATCGTGATCAAATGCGGAGGCAGCATTGTCGGGCGGTTGACGGACGATTTTTATAAAAGTATTCGGGAAATGCAGCTGGCCGGCTATGCGCCGGTCATCGTGCATGGCGGAGGGCCGGACATCGACGTGATGCTGCAGCGGCTCCAAGTGCCTTCGGAATTTGTGAACGGCTTGCGAAAAACGGATGCCCGCGTCATGGACGTCGTTGAGATGACATTGTCCGGCATCGTCAATAAGAAACTTGTGCGGAAATTGAACGAATGCGGCATTCAGGCGGTCGGTCTTTCGGGATGCGACGGACGGCTGCTCGAAGCGGAGCCGATTGATGAAGAACGGCTTGGGTTTGTCGGGAAAGTGGCGAAAGTTAACGAGCCGCTGTTGCGTGCATTGCTGGATCAAGAGATTGTCCCGGTCCTTGCGCCGATCGGATTTCACCCGTCCGGAGAACGCTATAACATCAATGCGGATACGGCGGCTGCCGGTGTCGCTGCTGCCATCGGGGCAGAAAAATTGGCGTTCGTCACCGACGTTCCGGGTATTTTAAAGGGCAGCAAATGCTTGGCTTCGGCAACGGAAAGAGAAATCGCCGACATGATTGACGACGGAACGATTACGGGCGGAATGATTCCGAAAGTCCAAGCGGCGTTGGATTGTTTGAAGCAACGTGTGCGAGAGGTGATGATCGTGTCGGGGGAAACAAAAGTCATCCAACGAGGAAAAATCGTCGGTACGGCCATTTACATTGAAGAATTGGAGGGAAGGCGATGA
- a CDS encoding metal-sulfur cluster assembly factor, giving the protein MAEEKEQLKKQAAEALENVIDPELGIDIVNLGLVYGVDVDEENNCKVTMTLTAMGCPLAATIQEDVKRALSTVDEINDAEVEIVWNPPWSKDNMSRYAKIALGLPD; this is encoded by the coding sequence ATGGCAGAGGAAAAAGAACAATTGAAAAAACAAGCAGCCGAAGCGTTGGAAAACGTCATTGACCCGGAACTCGGCATCGACATCGTCAATCTCGGACTTGTTTACGGCGTCGACGTTGACGAAGAGAACAATTGTAAGGTGACGATGACATTAACGGCGATGGGTTGCCCGTTGGCTGCGACGATCCAGGAAGATGTCAAACGAGCGTTGTCGACCGTAGATGAAATCAATGACGCGGAAGTGGAAATCGTTTGGAATCCGCCATGGTCGAAGGATAACATGTCTCGTTATGCGAAAATCGCACTCGGTCTTCCGGATTGA
- a CDS encoding diphthine--ammonia ligase produces MEDVLFSWSGGKDSALALCETIRSGRWNVRGLLTTAAENGRVPMHECRTEVIERQAKAVGVPLISVVLPEAAANETYEKRIEETLIVHKNSGVNTVVHGDIFLEDVKAFREQQLQKIGFSAKFPLWGRDSRQLAEQFVSERFRAKIVCVDTDVLDASWLGSEYDQGFLDRLPDHVDPCGENGEFHTIVYDGPIFRHPVRFQLSNTFTSHSGRFHHLVVE; encoded by the coding sequence ATGGAAGATGTGTTGTTCTCTTGGAGCGGCGGAAAAGACAGTGCGCTTGCCCTCTGCGAAACGATACGTTCCGGCCGTTGGAACGTGAGAGGATTGTTGACGACAGCTGCCGAAAACGGACGCGTGCCAATGCACGAATGCCGAACGGAAGTTATTGAACGGCAAGCGAAGGCGGTCGGTGTTCCGCTCATTTCAGTCGTTTTGCCGGAAGCGGCCGCTAACGAAACGTATGAAAAACGAATCGAAGAAACATTGATCGTTCATAAAAATTCAGGCGTGAACACGGTCGTGCACGGCGACATCTTTCTTGAGGACGTGAAGGCGTTTCGCGAACAGCAATTGCAGAAAATCGGCTTTAGCGCGAAATTTCCGTTATGGGGGCGCGACAGCCGGCAGTTGGCGGAACAATTCGTTTCGGAACGATTTCGTGCAAAAATCGTTTGCGTAGACACCGATGTGCTTGACGCGTCATGGCTCGGGAGTGAATACGACCAGGGATTTCTCGATAGGTTACCGGATCACGTCGATCCATGCGGTGAAAACGGCGAATTTCATACGATTGTTTACGACGGACCGATTTTTCGGCATCCGGTCCGTTTCCAACTTTCGAATACGTTCACGAGTCATTCCGGCCGTTTTCACCATTTGGTTGTGGAGTAA
- a CDS encoding spore coat protein, which yields MQLASHEFRDLTELAMSCYNTVTLMSRFIQQAQDPELRQLLVQHYPKHVEDYNLKVEFLQSPQTPDITKFVPTQLHPKLQNFAQPPSQQFVPVDVRMNASQLNDREIATAYLLNQKSAAKDYAIAVTECANPYLRTFLENAFLNSNRHAYDIWQYMVVKGYYPFAPAPVQEVQQVGTMFPIVDVPTPAATF from the coding sequence ATGCAATTGGCATCCCACGAATTTCGCGATTTAACGGAATTGGCGATGAGCTGTTACAACACGGTGACATTGATGAGCCGCTTCATTCAACAAGCGCAGGATCCGGAACTAAGGCAATTGCTCGTGCAACATTATCCGAAACACGTCGAAGACTACAATTTAAAAGTCGAATTTCTGCAAAGTCCGCAAACACCGGACATTACGAAGTTCGTTCCGACGCAGCTGCATCCGAAACTGCAAAATTTTGCCCAGCCCCCGTCCCAACAGTTCGTACCTGTTGACGTCCGCATGAACGCGAGCCAACTGAACGACAGGGAAATTGCCACCGCCTATTTGTTGAACCAAAAGTCCGCCGCAAAAGATTACGCAATCGCGGTGACGGAATGTGCCAATCCTTACTTGCGCACGTTTCTCGAAAACGCCTTCTTGAACAGCAACCGGCACGCTTACGACATTTGGCAGTATATGGTCGTAAAGGGATACTACCCGTTCGCGCCGGCACCCGTACAAGAGGTTCAGCAAGTCGGTACGATGTTCCCGATCGTCGATGTTCCAACGCCGGCCGCAACGTTCTAA
- a CDS encoding GNAT family N-acetyltransferase — MEDAAVKIYELTQEADREVREKVANLFLQQISMHGEKDAHEVVRSGIDQALEDVNHTRIVVAEDDGEMLGLALINIGISLRDGGKYIWLNELYVHNDYRNQGIGRKLLLHIIYWAENEQIKTIELETGVSNSVTKHLYNSLGFYDVVSKRYGFRF; from the coding sequence ATGGAGGATGCGGCAGTGAAGATTTACGAATTGACTCAAGAAGCCGACCGAGAGGTGCGGGAGAAAGTCGCAAACTTATTTTTGCAGCAAATTTCTATGCATGGAGAAAAAGATGCTCACGAAGTCGTCCGCAGCGGGATTGATCAGGCGTTGGAGGACGTCAACCATACGCGGATTGTTGTTGCCGAAGACGACGGCGAAATGCTTGGTCTCGCTCTTATCAACATCGGCATCAGCCTTCGCGACGGCGGTAAATACATATGGTTGAACGAGTTGTATGTACACAATGACTACCGAAATCAAGGGATTGGACGCAAGCTGCTGCTGCACATTATTTACTGGGCGGAAAACGAACAGATCAAAACGATTGAATTGGAAACGGGTGTGAGCAATTCCGTCACAAAACATTTGTACAATTCTCTCGGATTTTACGATGTCGTGTCGAAAAGATACGGATTTCGCTTTTAA